The Saxibacter everestensis genome has a window encoding:
- a CDS encoding GNAT family N-acetyltransferase, which produces MTTTTSARLRRATIDDIPGILGLIHELAVYEKEPDAVNTTEEDLRKALFGADPAAFAHVVEVDGEPVAMALWFLNFSTWEGVHGIYLEDLFVKPEHRGAGYGKLLLKTLAELCVERGYARLEWSVLNWNEPSIGFYKSLGAVPQDEWTTFRLTGDSLTSLGS; this is translated from the coding sequence ATGACCACTACGACATCAGCACGGCTGCGCCGCGCCACGATTGACGACATCCCGGGCATCCTCGGATTGATCCACGAGCTCGCTGTCTATGAAAAAGAGCCGGACGCGGTCAATACCACCGAGGAGGACCTTCGAAAGGCCCTGTTCGGCGCAGACCCGGCGGCGTTTGCCCACGTCGTAGAGGTCGATGGCGAGCCAGTTGCGATGGCACTGTGGTTTCTCAACTTCTCCACCTGGGAGGGCGTACACGGGATCTATCTGGAGGACCTGTTCGTCAAGCCGGAACATCGCGGCGCAGGCTACGGGAAACTCTTGCTGAAGACTCTCGCCGAGCTCTGCGTCGAACGCGGCTACGCGCGGCTCGAGTGGAGCGTTCTGAACTGGAACGAGCCATCGATCGGCTTCTACAAGTCGTTGGGTGCCGTGCCACAGGACGAATGGACGACATTCCGACTGACCGGCGACTCACTGACAAGTCTCGGCAGCTAG